Genomic DNA from Thermovirga sp.:
AACGCCATCCGCATCGGGGGTGTCGATTCCTTCGCCCACCTTCACCCCTCGGGGCTGGATATGCCCGTGGGCGAACGGGGGGAACTGCTTTCGACCGGCCAGCGGCAGTCGGTGCTCATCGCCAGGGCTGTCCTTAAGAATCCGGCCATCCTTCTCATGGACGAACCCACCGCGTCGATGGACAGCGCCACCGAGGAAAGGGTGCGCCGGAACCTGGCCGCCTTCTCCCAGGGGAGGACGCTGCTGGTCATCACCCACAAAACGGCGCTGCTCGAACTCGTGGACCGGATCATCGTCCTCGAGGGAGGACGCATCGTGGCCGACGGCAGCAAGGAAGCGGTTCTCAGGGCACTGCAGCAGGGGCCCGCGAGGGATAAGAAATGAAATACGACCCGGCGACCAGGGAAGGCTTCGAGAATATAGGCGACGTAGTGGACACCCTGGGACACCTGGGCTCCCGCAGAGCAGGAAGGTTCTGGTCCCGCTTCGTGCCCGTCGAGGATGTCCGTTCCGGAGGCTGGGAGGCCGAAGCCGAGTGGGCCCTGGAACAGGAGAAACCGATGAGGGCCAGGGTGCTCATCTACGTCATTGGCCTCGTCTTCCTCGCCCTTCTGCTATGGTCCGCTTTCGCTCCCCTCGACGAGGTCGTTAACGGTGTAGGAAAAGCCATCCCCTCGGGCGGGACGAGAATGGTCCAGTCCGTCGACGGCGGGGTCGTGGAAGCGATCCTCGTCAAGGAAGGCCAGGACGTGGCAAGGGGAGACGTCCTCGTGAGGGTGGATTTGACCCGGTTCAGCTCCATTCTCGGCCAGCACCAGGCCAAGGTCCTCTCGTTGACGGCCAAGGCATCGAGGCTCGAGGCCCTGAGCCAGGGGTTGCCTTTCGAACCCTCGGAAGAACTAGCGCGGGAGATACCCCAGATAGTGGAACTGGAGAACCAGCTTTTTCATACCAGCCTGGAGGAACTCGACTCCAGGGTGGAAGTGCTCAAGCAGCAGGCCCGACAGCGCAGACAGGAACTGGCGGAACTGAACGCCCGCCTGGAGCAGGTATCGCGATCCTACGAACTGGCGGCGGAAGAACTGGCCATAACCAGGCCACTCCTGGAAAGCGGCGCCGTTCCCAAGATCGAAGTGC
This window encodes:
- a CDS encoding HlyD family type I secretion periplasmic adaptor subunit, giving the protein MKYDPATREGFENIGDVVDTLGHLGSRRAGRFWSRFVPVEDVRSGGWEAEAEWALEQEKPMRARVLIYVIGLVFLALLLWSAFAPLDEVVNGVGKAIPSGGTRMVQSVDGGVVEAILVKEGQDVARGDVLVRVDLTRFSSILGQHQAKVLSLTAKASRLEALSQGLPFEPSEELAREIPQIVELENQLFHTSLEELDSRVEVLKQQARQRRQELAELNARLEQVSRSYELAAEELAITRPLLESGAVPKIEVLRLERELARSRGDLDQLRAQRTRVRSAIEETESQAKEIDLRYRNLWRNELAVTLGELESLTEGEKALSDRVTQAEIRSPLSGNVKRVFVNTPGAVVMPGGAVAEIVPEEDRLIVEARFSPKDRAFIKPGQPAVVKFTAFEYAVFGGLEGVVEHISPDTITDERGFTFYLVRIVTDKTDFGENLPVLPGMVAQVDIKTGKKTVLAYLMKPILRAKANALRER